The genomic interval TCGGCACCGCGGCCGACGCCAGCACCGCCTCTACGGTGACTGCCTCGTCGACGAACGTCTCGAAGACGCCGGCGTTGAGGTCGACGGTCCCGACGACCAGCTCCGGTGCCGACCGTTTGCAGTAGCCCGGGATGGCCTCGAAATCGATGTACCGTTCGAGGATGGTCCGGATGCGCTCCTTGCCGACCTCCGGCCCGGCTAGCTGGTACGGGCTGATAGCGGGGAGGGGAAAGCCGCCGCTTCCCAGCCGGCTCAGTCCGGTGACCCAGCTGTTCGCGAGCCTGTCTGTGACCCCTGTAGCGGCGAGGTCGTCCCACAGGGCGGTGACGATATCGCTCGCCCGGTCGGGGCCGTCGGTGACCAGCCCGTACCACACTGCGAGCGCGTTGAACGCGCCCCCGGAGGTCCCGCTGATGCCCACCAGTCGGTAGCTATCGTCCCAGTTCTCCAGCAGCGTACGAAGCACGCCGGCGGTAAACGCCGTGTGGCTGCCGCCGCCCTGACAGGCGATAGCGACGCGGGTCGGGCGGTCAGTGTCGGACATTGTCCAGTGGGGGTAGTGCAACCACGGTATTAGTTGGCCACCACGACATTGTCAGGGCGGTTACGGTCCTGTTACCGCGAAGCTATACCCCCGGAGCGACTAGGTGTCTCTCGATAGAGAATTCATGCCCCCCAGAACGAGTCGACACGATGATATACACGCCGAGACCGATAGCTACGACCGGTACAGCCACGTCAAGACCGAGAGCGGCGATATCATCTACGACACCGAGTGCGAAGACGCCTGGATACAGGCCGACGAATCGGCCGGCCTCGACGAGTGGCGGTAGGCCGGGCAAGCGGGTGGTCCCCGATACAGTGTGTTTAACCGGCTGTGGTCGCTACTGAGCGGCGATGAGCGACGGCGCGAGACAGGGAGAGGACGCCTTCACCGAACTCGGCCGGGCGGTCCGCAGCGCGCTCTCCGAGCGGGGGTTCTCCACGCCGACCGAACCCCAGCGGAAGGCTATCCCGACGCTGGCCCGCGGGCGAGACGCCCTCGTCGTCGCACCCACCGGCACCGGGAAGACCGAGACCGCGATGCTCCCGGTCCTCGACTCCCTCGCCACCGAAGACGACCGGTTCGGCATCGGCGCGCTCTACGTCACGCCGCTGCGGGCGCTGAACCGCGATATGCGGGAGCGCCTCGACTGGTGGGGCGAGACCCTTGGCCTCGACGTGGACGTCCGCCACGGCGACACCACGGACTACCGACGGAGTCAGCAGGCCGACGACCCGCCAGACGTGCTCGTGACGACGCCGGAGACGCTGCAGGCGATGCTCACGGGGTCGAAGCTCCGGGTCGCACTCGAAGACGTCGAGCACGTCGTCGTCGACGAGGTCCACGAACTCGCCGCCGCGAAACGGGGCGCACAGCTGACCGCGGGGCTCGAACGACTCCGGGAGGTGGCCGGCGAGTTCCAGCGAATCGGCCTCTCGGCGACCGTCGGTGACCCCGAGGCCGTCGGGCAGTTCCTCACTGGGGGCCGGCCCTGTTCGACAATCGAGGTCGATATCGGCAGCCGTCTGGACGTGTCTGTGGTCCGCCCGACGGTGACCGACCGGGACGAGCGCCTCTCCAGCGAACTCGTCACGGACGCCGAGACGGCCAGTCACGTCCGCTACATCGACGAGCTGATCACGGACCACGACTCCGTGCTGGTGTTTGTCAACACACGACAGACTGCGGAGGCGCTCGGCTCCCGGTTCAAGGAACTCGGAACGGACCTGGGCGTCCATCACGGCTCGCTCTCGAAGGAAGCCCGCATCGAGGTCGAAGACCAGTTCAAGGCCGGCGAGCTCGACGCCCTGCTGTGTACCTCTTCGATGGAGCTCGGTATCGACGTGGGGCGGGTCGACCACGTCGTCCAGTACGGCAGCCCGCGGCAGGTCTCGCGGCTGGTCCAGCGGGTCGGCCGCGCGGGCCACCGCCGTGACCAGGTCTCCGCGGGTACCGTCGTCACGACTCACGCCGACGACACGCTGGAGGCGCTGGCCATCGCCAGGCAGGCCCGCGCCGGCGACGTCGAACCCGCCGGTATCCACGACGGGAGCCTCGACACCGTCGCTAACCAGATCGCCGGGCTGGTGATGGACACCGGCGAGATATCCGCGATGGCGGCCTACGAGATACTGCGTCGCGCCTACCCGTTCCGTGACCTCACCGAGAGCCAGTTCAAGTCCGTCGTCCGCGAACTCGCCCGGAACGACGTCGTCTGGCTGGACGAGGACCGGGATCGGCTGGAGAAGCGCCGCGGGACCTGGCAGTACTTCTACCAGAACCTCTCGATGATACCCGACGAGGCGACCTACGACGTGGAGGACGTGGCCTCCGGCACCCAGGTCGGAACCCTGGACGAGCGGTTCGTCGTCAACTTCGCGACCCCCGGTGAGGTGTTCGTCCAGCGCGGGGAGATGTGGCGCATCACCACCATCGACGAGGACGAAGAGACCGTGACGGTCTCGCCTATCGAGGACCCCGCGGGCGAGGTGCCCTCCTGGACGGGGTCCGAGATTCCGGTCCCGAAAGCCGTCGCTCAGGAGGTCGGCGAGCTCCGCCGGGTGGCCGGACAGCAGCTGCAGGACGGCGCGCCGGTGGAGTCGGTGGCGAGCCACGTGGCAGCCCGGTACGACGCCGACGCCGGGACCGTCGCTGACGGGCTCGACCAGCTGGCGGGCCACGACGCGCCGATTCCGGACGAGGACACCGTCGTCGTCGAGTTCCACGGCCGGGAGGTCGTCGTCAACGCCTGTCAGGGCCACAAGATAAACGAGACGCTGGGTCGCGTCCTGTCGGCGCTGCTGGGCCAGCGGGCCGGCTCCTCGGTCGCGATGGAGGTCGACCCCTACCGCATCGAACTGGAGATACCCCGCCAGATCACGGCCGGCGACGTGGTCGAGGTCCTCCGGGAGACCGACCCCGACCACCTCCCAGCGCTGGTGGAGCTGAGCCTGAAAAACGCCGACGCCCTGAAGTTCAAGCTCGCGCAGGTCGCCACGAAGTTCGGCTCGCTGAAGCGCTGGCGGGGTCGGGGGTCGACGAATTTCGGCCGGGACCGCCTGCTCGCCGCACTGGAGGACACGCCGATGTACGAGGAGGCCCTGCGGGAGGTCCGCCACGAGGACCTCGCTATCGACGCGACGGCCGACCTGCTCGCTGCCCTGCAGTCCGGCCGGATAGCCCTGGAGACGGTGAGCGAACACACGCCCATCGGCACCGGCGGTCGCACCGCCGGCCGGGAGCTGCTCTCGCCCGAGAACGCCGACGCCTCCGTCATCCGCACCGTCAGGGAGCGCATCCAGAGCGACCGCGTCATCCTGCTGTGTCTGCACTGCAAGGAGTGGGACCGCCGCCAGCAGGTCGGCCGCGTGCGCGACCAGCCCGAGTGTCCGACGTGTGGCTCTACCCGCATCGCCGCGCTGAACCCCTGGGCGGACGAGGTGGTCGCGGCGGTGCGCGCCGACGGGAAAGACGAGGAACAGGAGCGGATGACCGAGCGGGCCTACCGGGCGGGCTCGCTCGTCCAGACCCACGGGAAGCGCGCCGTCGTGGCGCTCGCGGCCCGCGGTGTCGGCCCGCACAACGCCGCTCGCATCATCAACCGCCTTCGGGAGGACGAAGACGAGTTCTACCGGGACATTCTCAGACAGGAGCGCGAGTACGCGCGAACACAGTCGTTCTGGGATTGAGTGGCGCCAAAGGCGCCACGATGGACAGGAGACGCGGAGCGTCTGCTGGGATTGAGCGGAACCGGAGGGTCCACACAGGACAGCCTCGGCGGTCGGAGCGCTTTTCTCCGCCGGGAGACCGAATAATTTTACCGCAGTACACACACAGTCGTCCCATGTCACAGGTAGCACGGGACGAGCTGGAGATACTCGGCCTCTCACCGGCCGAGCGGTCCCGGCAGGGACTCGACGCGGAGGACGTGACCGACGCGCTGACCGCGGTGCTCAGACACGGGACGGCCGAGCAAAAGGAGTTCGTCGGCTGTACGTTTCCCGCGATGTCACTGGCCAACCAGATGGTAGAGCCCGACGAGACCCACCCGGTCGTCTTCCGGGACTGCACGTTCGAGGGGCCGCTCGAACTGACCGGGATGCACCTGAAGATGCCGGTCGTCTTCGAGAACTGTACGTTCGATGCGCTCGACGCGGCCGGCGCCTGGTTCGAGGACGACTTCGAGGTGCGCGAGTCGGCGGTCAGGGGAGCCGTGAACGGCTTCGAGGCGCGTTTCGTCAGGGACGCCCGGTTTCCCGACACCACGTTCGAGGCACCGGTGGACTTCGACGAGGCCACCTTCGGCGACGACACGTCGTTCAACGGCGCGCGCTTTGCCAACGTGGCGCGGTTCCGGGCCGCGACGTTCAACGGGAAATCGAACGAACTGGACGACAACGCCTCCTTCGAGGGAGCGAGCTTCGCGGCCGAGGCCGAGTTCACGCAGGCCACCTTCGGACACGTCGACTTCAGGGACGCGACCGTCAGCGGCGACGCCAGCTTCCGCGAGGCGGCGTTCGACGGTGACGCGGACTGTTCGGGGATGACCTTCGAGGGAGCGGCCGCGTTCGACGAAGTGACCGTCGACGGGGACCTGAACCTCGAAGGGGCCACCTTCGGCGAGGAGGCCAGTTTCGAGGGGTGTGAGCTCCGCGGCGGCGCACGCTCGCTGGAGGACGACGTCCGGCTCGTCGAGGCGGTGTTCGAGGGACCGGTCACCTTCGCGTCGTCGCGCGTTCGGGGCGTGAACGCGACAGACGCGACGTTCGGGGACGAGGCGTCCTTCGAGAGCTGGCAGGCCACCGGCGACGTCTGGTTCGAGGACGCCGACTTCGACGGCCAAGCGCTGTTCACCGAGGCCCACTTCGACGACGACGTGAGCTTCGTCGGCGCCCGGTTCCACGAGGCGGTCGCGTTCCGCGGCGCGGAGTTTCGGGGCGCGACGGCGAGAGTGCAGGCCAACGCCCGCTTCGACGACGCCCGGTTCGAGGCCACGGCCGATTTCACGGCCGCGAGTTTCACGGCCGCGAGTTTCGAGGGGACTGCCTTCGCACGGACCGTCGATTTCACCGACAGCCGGTTCGAGGAGGCCAGCCGGTTCCGGCTCGAACCGACGACCAACGAGACGTACGTCGATTTCACCGGGGCGAGTATCAAGGAGGGGACCATCACCCAGCCCGAGAGCGCCTGGGTCCGATACGACTTCACGAACGCCAGCCTCGGCTCGGTCTCTCTGAGCGCGGTCGTCGACGCCGACCGGAAACAGCTGCTCGACTACTTCCGGTTCTGTAACACCGAGTTCAACGAGTTCG from Halomicroarcula saliterrae carries:
- a CDS encoding patatin-like phospholipase family protein, whose translation is MSDTDRPTRVAIACQGGGSHTAFTAGVLRTLLENWDDSYRLVGISGTSGGAFNALAVWYGLVTDGPDRASDIVTALWDDLAATGVTDRLANSWVTGLSRLGSGGFPLPAISPYQLAGPEVGKERIRTILERYIDFEAIPGYCKRSAPELVVGTVDLNAGVFETFVDEAVTVEAVLASAAVPNLFRAVDIHGHLHWDGLFSQNPPVKDLMDVPPDRKPEELWIIQVNPQSFEGEPRTVETIADRRNQLSGNLSLNQEVRFVEKVNEWVADGTLPADRFNHIDVHRIQLDRQLGYATKVDRSPAFLDELRELGRERARAFLSERTG
- a CDS encoding DEAD/DEAH box helicase, coding for MSDGARQGEDAFTELGRAVRSALSERGFSTPTEPQRKAIPTLARGRDALVVAPTGTGKTETAMLPVLDSLATEDDRFGIGALYVTPLRALNRDMRERLDWWGETLGLDVDVRHGDTTDYRRSQQADDPPDVLVTTPETLQAMLTGSKLRVALEDVEHVVVDEVHELAAAKRGAQLTAGLERLREVAGEFQRIGLSATVGDPEAVGQFLTGGRPCSTIEVDIGSRLDVSVVRPTVTDRDERLSSELVTDAETASHVRYIDELITDHDSVLVFVNTRQTAEALGSRFKELGTDLGVHHGSLSKEARIEVEDQFKAGELDALLCTSSMELGIDVGRVDHVVQYGSPRQVSRLVQRVGRAGHRRDQVSAGTVVTTHADDTLEALAIARQARAGDVEPAGIHDGSLDTVANQIAGLVMDTGEISAMAAYEILRRAYPFRDLTESQFKSVVRELARNDVVWLDEDRDRLEKRRGTWQYFYQNLSMIPDEATYDVEDVASGTQVGTLDERFVVNFATPGEVFVQRGEMWRITTIDEDEETVTVSPIEDPAGEVPSWTGSEIPVPKAVAQEVGELRRVAGQQLQDGAPVESVASHVAARYDADAGTVADGLDQLAGHDAPIPDEDTVVVEFHGREVVVNACQGHKINETLGRVLSALLGQRAGSSVAMEVDPYRIELEIPRQITAGDVVEVLRETDPDHLPALVELSLKNADALKFKLAQVATKFGSLKRWRGRGSTNFGRDRLLAALEDTPMYEEALREVRHEDLAIDATADLLAALQSGRIALETVSEHTPIGTGGRTAGRELLSPENADASVIRTVRERIQSDRVILLCLHCKEWDRRQQVGRVRDQPECPTCGSTRIAALNPWADEVVAAVRADGKDEEQERMTERAYRAGSLVQTHGKRAVVALAARGVGPHNAARIINRLREDEDEFYRDILRQEREYARTQSFWD
- a CDS encoding pentapeptide repeat-containing protein — encoded protein: MSQVARDELEILGLSPAERSRQGLDAEDVTDALTAVLRHGTAEQKEFVGCTFPAMSLANQMVEPDETHPVVFRDCTFEGPLELTGMHLKMPVVFENCTFDALDAAGAWFEDDFEVRESAVRGAVNGFEARFVRDARFPDTTFEAPVDFDEATFGDDTSFNGARFANVARFRAATFNGKSNELDDNASFEGASFAAEAEFTQATFGHVDFRDATVSGDASFREAAFDGDADCSGMTFEGAAAFDEVTVDGDLNLEGATFGEEASFEGCELRGGARSLEDDVRLVEAVFEGPVTFASSRVRGVNATDATFGDEASFESWQATGDVWFEDADFDGQALFTEAHFDDDVSFVGARFHEAVAFRGAEFRGATARVQANARFDDARFEATADFTAASFTAASFEGTAFARTVDFTDSRFEEASRFRLEPTTNETYVDFTGASIKEGTITQPESAWVRYDFTNASLGSVSLSAVVDADRKQLLDYFRFCNTEFNEFDGYEFDFAAHTGYLDRNSWVLHEFDENRSDPEYAVPMDPEHVETTYLRAKTAASAAGQMKPAGEFRVKRQQHARRKYIDIARDSTTDLGTRLLNAGRAVENAFLGLTCGHGMRLARIVAVFLLFPMIPAMLYAFGGPMFLTGAEQLSSVGELATADGRATLYENIHFSYITFLTIGYGVLSPTGALARLLAGLEVYVNVILSGLVLYGLIKRSEI